The following coding sequences are from one Phycisphaeraceae bacterium window:
- a CDS encoding co-chaperone GroES, giving the protein MNPPKSKSPAVNVRPLHDKILVRRDEAQDRTDSGIYLPEKAKDTPKTGVVEAVGTGTVNTETGALIPLTVKKGDRVIFTSYAGTELKLGAVGSEDKLLIMSEDEILAIID; this is encoded by the coding sequence ATGAACCCCCCCAAGAGCAAGTCCCCCGCCGTCAACGTCCGCCCCCTTCACGACAAGATCCTCGTCCGCCGCGACGAGGCCCAGGACCGCACCGACAGCGGTATCTACCTCCCCGAGAAGGCCAAGGACACCCCCAAGACCGGCGTCGTCGAGGCCGTCGGCACCGGCACCGTCAACACCGAGACCGGCGCCCTCATCCCCCTCACCGTCAAGAAGGGCGACCGCGTCATCTTTACTTCCTACGCCGGCACCGAACTCAAGCTCGGCGCCGTCGGCAGCGAGGACAAGCTCCTCATCATGTCCGAGGACGAGATCCTCGCCATCATCGACTGA
- the rmuC gene encoding DNA recombination protein RmuC, with protein sequence MTLDVLHVVLGVVAGVGAAGVVWLLIERGRLQSDAAGARAERDGARAEAEQAREELRRALGALEDARGTAAALREERAQLVERSQGDREGYEAEISRVEEVARERLEAAERVHRERLEATRQAKEAIERTLAQVEEKFQKVFGSLAADALKASTSEFLKLAEQSFEVKSKAAEGELEKRRSAVEQLVQPITETLRKTDEKLAAMEKERVSAYSGMLREVQQVAAASAELRAETGRLAQAMRDPQVRGRYGEMQLKRVAELAGMVEHCDFVEQDQTVDDAGSALRPDMLVKMPSGRELAVDAKTNIRGYLEALDARTPEEAEACLERFAKNIGDQASALGKKNYWSRYEGSPEFVVMFVPGEQFLDAAMRRRPALLEEAASQRVIIASPASLIGLLRAVAVGWREQRIEEQARELFELGRQLHERASVLADHMEKVGLALDQAVRRYNDMRGSYESRLEPTLRRFEEAGAKSSKELTQPAEITVRPRLPRGVGADGEA encoded by the coding sequence ATGACGCTGGATGTGCTGCACGTGGTGCTGGGGGTGGTAGCGGGCGTGGGGGCGGCGGGGGTGGTCTGGCTGCTCATCGAGCGGGGGCGGTTGCAGTCGGACGCGGCGGGGGCGAGAGCCGAGCGGGATGGGGCGCGGGCCGAGGCGGAGCAGGCGAGGGAGGAGTTGCGACGGGCGCTGGGAGCGCTGGAGGACGCGCGGGGGACGGCCGCCGCGCTGCGGGAGGAGCGGGCGCAACTGGTGGAGCGAAGCCAGGGGGATCGAGAGGGGTACGAGGCGGAGATCTCGCGGGTGGAGGAGGTCGCGCGGGAGCGGCTGGAGGCGGCGGAGCGGGTGCACCGGGAGAGGCTGGAGGCGACACGGCAGGCGAAGGAGGCGATCGAGCGGACGCTGGCGCAGGTGGAGGAAAAGTTCCAGAAGGTGTTCGGCTCGCTCGCGGCGGACGCGCTCAAGGCGTCGACGTCGGAGTTCCTCAAGTTGGCGGAACAGAGTTTCGAGGTGAAGAGCAAGGCGGCGGAGGGGGAGTTGGAGAAACGGCGGTCGGCGGTGGAGCAACTGGTGCAGCCGATCACGGAGACGCTGAGGAAGACGGATGAAAAGTTGGCGGCGATGGAGAAGGAGCGGGTGAGCGCGTACTCGGGGATGCTGCGGGAGGTGCAGCAGGTCGCCGCGGCGAGCGCGGAGTTGCGGGCGGAGACGGGGCGGCTGGCGCAGGCGATGCGGGACCCGCAGGTGCGCGGGCGGTACGGGGAGATGCAGCTCAAGCGGGTGGCGGAACTGGCGGGAATGGTGGAGCACTGCGATTTCGTGGAGCAGGATCAGACGGTGGACGACGCGGGGTCGGCGCTGCGGCCGGACATGCTGGTGAAGATGCCCAGCGGGCGGGAACTGGCAGTGGACGCGAAGACGAACATCCGCGGGTATCTCGAGGCGCTGGATGCGCGGACGCCCGAGGAGGCGGAGGCGTGCCTGGAGCGGTTCGCGAAGAACATCGGCGACCAGGCGTCGGCGTTGGGGAAGAAGAACTACTGGTCGCGGTACGAGGGATCACCGGAGTTCGTGGTGATGTTCGTGCCGGGGGAGCAGTTCCTGGATGCCGCGATGCGGCGGCGGCCGGCGCTGCTGGAGGAGGCGGCGAGCCAGCGGGTGATCATCGCGAGCCCGGCGTCGCTGATCGGGCTGCTGCGGGCGGTGGCGGTGGGGTGGCGGGAACAGCGGATCGAGGAGCAGGCGCGGGAGCTGTTCGAACTGGGGCGGCAGCTGCACGAGCGGGCGAGCGTGCTGGCGGACCACATGGAGAAGGTGGGGCTGGCGCTGGACCAGGCCGTGCGGCGGTACAACGACATGCGGGGGTCGTACGAATCGCGGCTGGAGCCGACGCTGCGGCGGTTCGAGGAGGCGGGGGCGAAGAGCTCGAAGGAGTTGACGCAGCCGGCGGAGATCACGGTGCGGCCGCGCCTGCCGCGGGGCGTGGGCGCGGACGGGGAGGCGTGA
- a CDS encoding fibro-slime domain-containing protein: MHPSFTRARAITSTILLLAGAACSLGLHAEPPELPSSIQLVGVARDFKERSVSGGHDDFELDPSGGFGQYAGIVGDTLDSSGRPVYKSTGYRVTKPAKDSKGRPIINSKSYIASVSGDSSATISSSTGGAVTNKSKFNQWFKTTKNVNTAINVPLTLRRVGLSNTYTFDSATDPAYSALGGFFPINKKGFGNSSGDNKNFHFTFELATQFVYTRNSGQVFTFSGDDDVWVFIDGRLVIDLGGIHGRLEQTIDLDRLTWLKDGDTYSLRFFFAERHRTESNFRITTTLNLVDTGEVEKEEDTAPPAPKVWSWTEVDPG, from the coding sequence ATGCATCCCAGTTTCACCCGCGCCCGCGCCATCACCTCCACCATCCTCCTCCTCGCAGGCGCCGCCTGCTCCCTCGGCCTCCACGCCGAGCCCCCGGAACTCCCGAGCTCCATCCAGCTCGTCGGCGTCGCCCGCGACTTCAAGGAGCGTTCCGTCTCCGGCGGCCACGATGACTTCGAACTCGATCCCTCTGGCGGCTTCGGCCAGTACGCTGGCATCGTTGGTGACACCCTCGATTCCTCCGGCCGGCCCGTGTACAAGTCCACCGGCTACCGCGTCACCAAGCCGGCCAAGGACTCCAAGGGCCGCCCCATCATCAACTCCAAGTCCTACATCGCTTCCGTCTCCGGTGATTCCTCGGCCACCATCTCCAGTTCTACCGGCGGCGCCGTCACCAACAAGTCCAAGTTCAACCAGTGGTTCAAGACCACCAAGAACGTCAACACCGCCATCAATGTCCCCCTGACCCTCCGCCGTGTTGGTCTCTCCAACACCTACACCTTCGACAGCGCCACCGACCCCGCCTACTCCGCCCTCGGCGGCTTCTTCCCCATCAACAAGAAGGGGTTCGGTAACTCCTCCGGCGACAACAAGAACTTCCACTTCACCTTCGAACTCGCCACCCAGTTCGTCTACACCCGCAACTCCGGCCAGGTCTTCACCTTCAGCGGCGACGACGACGTCTGGGTCTTCATCGACGGCCGGCTCGTCATCGACCTCGGCGGCATCCACGGCCGCCTCGAGCAGACCATCGACCTCGACCGCCTCACCTGGCTCAAGGACGGCGACACCTACTCCCTCCGCTTCTTCTTCGCCGAGCGCCACCGCACCGAATCTAATTTCCGCATCACCACCACCCTCAACCTCGTCGACACCGGAGAGGTGGAGAAGGAAGAGGACACCGCCCCGCCAGCCCCCAAGGTCTGGTCGTGGACCGAAGTCGACCCCGGCTAA
- a CDS encoding fibro-slime domain-containing protein, whose translation MRTKMPTPATRHPLLRSISASALLATSGLAMLGGHAAPPELPETIQLIGVARDFKERSVNGGHPDFELDPADGFGQYAGIVSDTLGASNTPAFQSQGRRVSRPARDAKGRNIIDAKPYLASVPGDVPASISTATGGAVTNNGKFQQWFKTVNGTNKAISVPLVLRRTGQSNQYVFDSATDPVYSALGGFFPINKLGYGNSAGDNKNYHFTYTLSTEFVYTRNSGQVFTFTGDDDVWVFIDRKLVIDLGGVHGRISQTIELDRLTWLQDGETYSLRFFFAERHRTESNFRIETTLNLQDSSESDDEAPGRLYIRKWEEREPG comes from the coding sequence ATGCGCACCAAGATGCCGACACCCGCGACACGCCACCCCCTTCTCCGTTCTATCTCCGCCTCCGCCTTGCTCGCCACGTCGGGCCTGGCCATGCTCGGCGGTCACGCCGCGCCGCCCGAACTCCCCGAGACCATCCAACTCATCGGCGTCGCCCGCGACTTCAAGGAACGCTCCGTCAACGGCGGCCACCCCGACTTCGAGCTCGACCCCGCCGACGGTTTCGGCCAGTACGCGGGTATCGTCTCCGACACCCTCGGCGCCTCCAACACCCCCGCGTTCCAGTCCCAGGGCCGGCGAGTCAGCCGCCCCGCTCGGGACGCTAAGGGCCGCAACATCATCGATGCGAAGCCCTACCTCGCTTCCGTTCCCGGCGACGTCCCCGCCTCCATCTCCACCGCCACCGGCGGCGCCGTCACCAACAACGGCAAGTTCCAGCAGTGGTTCAAGACCGTGAACGGCACGAACAAGGCCATCTCCGTGCCCCTTGTCCTCCGCCGTACGGGGCAGAGCAACCAGTACGTCTTCGACAGCGCCACCGACCCCGTTTACTCCGCCCTCGGCGGCTTCTTCCCCATCAACAAGCTCGGCTACGGCAACTCCGCCGGCGACAACAAGAACTACCACTTCACCTACACCCTCTCCACCGAGTTCGTCTACACCCGCAACTCCGGCCAGGTCTTCACCTTCACCGGCGACGATGACGTCTGGGTCTTCATCGATCGCAAGCTCGTCATCGACCTCGGCGGCGTCCATGGCCGCATCTCTCAGACCATCGAGCTCGACCGCCTCACCTGGCTCCAGGATGGCGAGACCTACTCCCTCCGCTTCTTCTTCGCCGAGCGACACCGCACCGAGTCTAACTTCCGCATCGAGACCACCCTCAACCTCCAGGACTCCAGCGAGTCCGACGACGAGGCCCCGGGTCGTCTGTACATCCGCAAGTGGGAAGAACGCGAGCCCGGCTGA
- a CDS encoding ABC transporter ATP-binding protein, with protein MHDVLVARSLSKSFGATRALDGASVSLRRGEWLGLLGPNGAGKTTLIRTICGRVRPGEGEVVLFGQRVDAAGPKGVEVDAARSRMGVVPQEIALYDALTARENIRVFGSLAGVGRVELAEREGWALAWTGLEDRADEVVRGFSGGMKRRLNIACAVLHKPEVLLLDEPTVGVDPQSRERIWEMLTLLKAGGTSLLLTTHQLDEAQRVCDRVVIIDHGKVIAEGRFDDLVARTIGPARRVRLTLDSAWSGEDLGGRIDGAMVEWAMEDVALGLPEVLEKIARAGRRVEDVHIEAPSLQAVFIHLTGRELRE; from the coding sequence ATGCACGATGTGCTGGTGGCGCGATCGCTGAGCAAGTCGTTCGGGGCCACGCGGGCCCTGGATGGCGCTTCGGTGTCGCTCCGGCGCGGGGAGTGGCTGGGGCTGCTGGGGCCCAACGGGGCGGGGAAGACGACGCTGATCCGGACGATCTGCGGGCGGGTGCGGCCGGGGGAGGGGGAGGTGGTGCTGTTCGGTCAGCGCGTTGACGCCGCGGGGCCCAAGGGCGTCGAGGTGGATGCGGCGCGATCGCGGATGGGGGTGGTGCCGCAGGAGATTGCGCTGTACGACGCGCTGACGGCGCGGGAGAACATCCGCGTGTTCGGCTCGCTGGCGGGCGTGGGGCGGGTGGAGTTGGCGGAGCGGGAGGGGTGGGCGCTCGCGTGGACGGGGCTGGAGGACCGGGCGGACGAGGTGGTGCGGGGGTTTTCGGGTGGGATGAAGCGGCGGCTGAACATCGCGTGCGCGGTGCTGCACAAGCCGGAGGTGCTGCTGCTGGACGAGCCGACCGTGGGGGTTGATCCGCAGAGTCGCGAGCGGATCTGGGAGATGCTGACGCTGCTCAAGGCGGGCGGGACGAGCCTGCTGCTGACGACGCACCAGTTGGATGAGGCGCAGCGCGTGTGCGACCGGGTGGTGATCATCGATCACGGGAAGGTAATCGCGGAGGGACGATTCGACGACCTGGTGGCGCGGACGATCGGGCCGGCGCGGCGGGTGCGGCTGACACTGGACAGCGCGTGGAGCGGGGAGGACCTGGGGGGCCGGATCGACGGGGCGATGGTGGAGTGGGCGATGGAGGATGTGGCGCTGGGGCTGCCGGAGGTGCTGGAGAAGATCGCCAGGGCCGGGCGGCGCGTGGAGGATGTCCACATCGAGGCGCCGAGCCTGCAGGCGGTGTTCATACACCTGACAGGGCGGGAGTTGCGGGAATGA
- a CDS encoding ABC transporter permease, whose protein sequence is MMGTLMRAWLIQLRRDRVAMLLTFALPLVFFTIFAGLFSGMGGRGSTPKVKLVVVDEDRSEASGRFIAGLSKEDGLTVIREEGNPGAPISKERAREMVANGKVPLAAVFPKGFGQSFGDFIGGGVEVELLADTSDPVAPQMVSGLMQAAAMTAMPDLMATKGFDLFEKFAGGFTPEQQKAVDQWLPMLRQQAEEKPADGAAASTAEGDKDAAAGGGPGFRGLVGVKLVDVLGEGKTTRAITSMFAATGTGVMFLLFMASSAAGVLLEEEESGVLERLLSSRLTMGRLLVYKWLFVAGVGVAQVTVMFVWGALVFGVELWQHLPEFLVITAVTAGAASAFGMMLAAACRTRAQLGGVSTIAILTMSAVGGSMLPRALMSETMQKVGLLTFNGWALDGYYNVFWRETGVRGLWPQVTALVLMAAAFLGIARVLARRWETV, encoded by the coding sequence ATGATGGGCACGCTGATGAGGGCGTGGCTGATCCAGCTCCGGCGCGACCGCGTCGCGATGCTGCTGACCTTCGCGCTGCCGCTGGTGTTCTTCACGATCTTCGCCGGGCTGTTCTCGGGGATGGGGGGTCGGGGGTCGACGCCGAAGGTCAAGCTCGTGGTGGTGGACGAGGACCGATCGGAGGCGAGCGGGCGGTTCATCGCGGGGCTGAGCAAGGAGGATGGCCTGACGGTCATCCGCGAAGAGGGGAACCCCGGGGCGCCGATCTCGAAAGAGCGGGCGCGGGAGATGGTGGCCAACGGGAAGGTGCCGCTGGCCGCGGTGTTTCCCAAGGGGTTCGGCCAGTCGTTCGGGGACTTCATCGGCGGCGGGGTGGAGGTGGAGCTGCTGGCGGACACATCGGACCCGGTGGCGCCGCAGATGGTGTCGGGGCTGATGCAGGCCGCGGCGATGACCGCGATGCCGGACCTGATGGCGACGAAGGGGTTCGACCTGTTCGAGAAGTTCGCCGGCGGGTTCACGCCGGAGCAGCAGAAGGCGGTGGATCAGTGGCTGCCGATGCTGAGGCAGCAGGCGGAAGAAAAGCCGGCCGACGGCGCGGCGGCGTCGACGGCGGAGGGTGACAAGGACGCGGCCGCGGGCGGTGGGCCGGGATTCCGCGGCCTGGTCGGGGTGAAACTGGTGGACGTGCTGGGCGAGGGCAAGACGACGCGGGCGATCACATCGATGTTTGCGGCGACGGGGACGGGGGTGATGTTCCTGCTGTTCATGGCGTCGTCGGCGGCGGGGGTGTTGCTGGAAGAGGAGGAGTCGGGGGTGCTGGAGCGGCTGCTGTCATCGCGACTGACGATGGGGCGGCTGCTGGTGTACAAATGGCTGTTCGTGGCAGGCGTTGGGGTGGCGCAGGTAACGGTGATGTTCGTGTGGGGGGCGCTGGTGTTCGGCGTGGAGTTGTGGCAACACCTGCCTGAGTTCCTGGTGATCACGGCGGTGACGGCGGGGGCGGCGTCGGCGTTCGGGATGATGCTCGCGGCGGCGTGCAGGACGCGGGCGCAGCTGGGCGGGGTGTCGACGATCGCGATCCTGACGATGTCGGCGGTGGGCGGGAGCATGCTGCCGCGGGCGCTGATGTCGGAGACGATGCAGAAGGTGGGGCTGCTGACGTTCAACGGGTGGGCGCTGGATGGGTACTACAACGTGTTCTGGCGGGAGACTGGGGTGCGGGGGCTGTGGCCGCAGGTGACGGCGCTGGTGCTGATGGCGGCGGCGTTCCTGGGGATCGCCCGCGTGCTGGCGCGGCGGTGGGAAACGGTGTGA
- a CDS encoding aminotransferase class I/II-fold pyridoxal phosphate-dependent enzyme, whose amino-acid sequence MDRLISQRARLVDASGIRRVFDLGAKLKDPINLSIGQPDFPVPDAIKRAAVEAITSDRNGYTVTQGIPALRERIAAHLKSDLGWNVDARPRAEASATDPGLLVTSGTSGALWLAVMALVGPLDEIIIPDPYFVLYPHLATVVGGRAVRCNTYPDFQLTAARVEPLITPRTKMVLFNSPSNPAGTVATQRLCAELLDLCRRRDILLVSDEIYDEFTYSESREVVGAAANPVCPSPARIAGAEQDVLVVRGFGKTYGITGWRLGYAAGPRRLIEEMTKLQQYSFVCAPSALQWGAVPALDVDMSNHVAAYQNRRDMVVERLSRVTELTVPGGAFYAFPKIPAHLGLSAGQFVERCIERGLLVIPGSVFSDRDTHLRLSYATDETTLSRGLDILVDLMK is encoded by the coding sequence ATCGACCGCCTCATTTCGCAGCGGGCCCGCCTCGTCGACGCCTCCGGTATCCGCCGCGTCTTTGACCTGGGCGCCAAGCTCAAGGACCCCATCAACCTCTCCATCGGTCAGCCGGATTTCCCGGTCCCCGATGCGATCAAGCGCGCGGCGGTCGAGGCGATCACAAGCGACCGCAACGGCTACACCGTCACCCAGGGCATCCCCGCCCTGCGCGAGCGCATCGCCGCCCATCTCAAGTCCGACCTCGGCTGGAACGTCGACGCCCGCCCCCGCGCCGAGGCCTCCGCCACCGACCCCGGTCTCCTCGTCACCTCCGGCACCTCCGGCGCCCTCTGGCTCGCCGTGATGGCCCTCGTCGGTCCGCTTGACGAGATCATCATCCCCGATCCCTATTTCGTCCTCTACCCGCACCTTGCGACGGTCGTGGGGGGGCGCGCTGTGCGCTGCAACACCTACCCGGACTTCCAGCTCACCGCCGCCCGCGTCGAGCCGCTGATCACCCCGCGCACCAAGATGGTGCTCTTCAACTCCCCCTCCAACCCCGCGGGAACCGTCGCCACCCAGCGGCTCTGCGCCGAACTGCTCGACCTCTGCCGCCGGCGCGACATCCTGCTGGTCAGCGACGAGATCTACGACGAGTTCACCTACTCCGAATCCCGCGAGGTTGTCGGCGCCGCCGCGAACCCGGTCTGCCCATCCCCCGCCCGCATCGCCGGCGCCGAGCAGGATGTGCTCGTCGTCCGCGGCTTCGGCAAGACCTACGGCATCACCGGCTGGCGCCTCGGCTACGCCGCGGGCCCCCGGCGACTGATCGAGGAGATGACCAAGCTCCAGCAATACTCCTTCGTCTGCGCCCCCTCCGCCCTGCAGTGGGGCGCCGTCCCGGCGCTCGACGTCGACATGTCCAACCACGTCGCCGCCTACCAGAACCGGCGCGACATGGTCGTCGAGCGGCTCTCACGCGTCACCGAACTCACCGTCCCCGGTGGCGCCTTCTACGCATTCCCCAAGATCCCCGCCCACCTCGGTCTCTCCGCCGGCCAGTTCGTCGAGCGCTGCATCGAGCGCGGCCTGCTCGTCATCCCCGGCTCGGTCTTCTCCGACCGCGACACGCACCTCCGCCTCTCCTACGCCACCGACGAGACCACGCTCTCCCGAGGCCTCGACATCCTCGTCGACCTGATGAAGTAG
- a CDS encoding small basic protein — MSLDRSLKTSSTMASARSVLTRAERMTKMIADKKMDAKKPRALGLPKTNVGKR, encoded by the coding sequence ATGAGCCTCGACCGTTCGCTGAAGACCTCCAGCACCATGGCCTCCGCACGCAGCGTGCTGACCCGCGCCGAGCGGATGACCAAAATGATCGCCGACAAGAAGATGGACGCCAAGAAGCCCCGTGCCCTTGGCCTGCCCAAGACCAACGTCGGCAAGCGGTAG
- a CDS encoding NADH-quinone oxidoreductase subunit I, with translation MAIKEQDILRLESPEMNRLESVYLPAIFKGFGTTLRHMFGTIVGGKNFLTLQYPEERREQMPVDKGGVEVRNFRGVHRLNRDEEGRVKCVACMMCPTLCPARCIHIEAAESPWDDREKYPKKFEIDELRCIFCGMCEEACPVDAIELTMEYDVYGLSRQEMVFDKEKLLHVYDVTINRKPM, from the coding sequence ATGGCCATCAAGGAACAGGACATTCTGCGTCTGGAATCGCCGGAGATGAACCGGCTGGAGAGCGTGTACCTCCCGGCGATCTTCAAGGGGTTCGGGACGACGCTGCGCCACATGTTCGGGACGATCGTCGGGGGGAAGAACTTCCTGACGCTGCAGTACCCCGAGGAGCGGCGGGAGCAGATGCCGGTGGACAAGGGGGGGGTGGAGGTCCGGAACTTCCGGGGCGTGCACCGGCTGAACCGCGACGAGGAGGGGCGGGTAAAGTGCGTGGCATGCATGATGTGCCCGACGCTGTGCCCGGCGCGGTGCATCCACATCGAGGCCGCCGAGTCGCCCTGGGACGACCGGGAGAAGTACCCGAAGAAGTTCGAGATCGACGAGCTGCGGTGCATCTTCTGCGGGATGTGCGAGGAAGCGTGCCCGGTGGACGCGATCGAACTGACGATGGAGTACGACGTGTACGGGCTGTCGCGGCAGGAGATGGTGTTCGACAAAGAGAAGCTGCTGCACGTGTACGACGTGACGATCAACCGCAAGCCGATGTAA
- a CDS encoding PEP-CTERM sorting domain-containing protein (PEP-CTERM proteins occur, often in large numbers, in the proteomes of bacteria that also encode an exosortase, a predicted intramembrane cysteine proteinase. The presence of a PEP-CTERM domain at a protein's C-terminus predicts cleavage within the sorting domain, followed by covalent anchoring to some some component of the (usually Gram-negative) cell surface. Many PEP-CTERM proteins exhibit an unusual sequence composition that includes large numbers of potential glycosylation sites. Expression of one such protein has been shown restore the ability of a bacterium to form floc, a type of biofilm.) has protein sequence MRTRLLVCAAAIAGASGAAFAQPILESEPNNTMATANAIVASQYPTGAFAFDGAISPGDVDWITFTLPIETIINASTFGRPNSLSGDSQIILVGPGSTIVAFDDDSGLGLFSAFEATVSAGTYFLGVTGFDDLDLGLSGTNPPRIPTGAHQESFEYKLVVGFNPVPAPGSLALLGAGGAMLLRRRR, from the coding sequence ATGCGAACCAGACTGCTTGTGTGTGCGGCGGCCATTGCGGGCGCATCGGGGGCGGCCTTCGCGCAGCCCATCCTGGAGTCCGAGCCGAACAACACGATGGCGACGGCGAACGCCATCGTCGCCTCGCAGTACCCCACCGGCGCGTTTGCCTTTGACGGCGCCATCTCTCCGGGCGATGTCGACTGGATCACCTTCACGCTCCCGATCGAGACCATCATCAACGCCTCGACTTTCGGGCGGCCCAACAGCCTCTCGGGCGACAGTCAGATCATCCTCGTCGGCCCCGGCAGCACGATCGTCGCCTTCGATGACGATTCGGGGCTCGGCCTCTTCTCGGCTTTCGAGGCGACCGTGAGCGCGGGCACCTACTTCCTGGGCGTCACCGGATTCGATGATCTCGACCTGGGGCTCTCCGGCACCAACCCGCCGCGGATCCCCACGGGGGCGCACCAGGAATCGTTCGAGTACAAACTCGTGGTCGGGTTCAACCCCGTCCCGGCGCCGGGGAGCCTCGCGCTCCTGGGTGCGGGCGGCGCGATGCTGCTGCGGCGACGCCGCTAG
- the pyrF gene encoding orotidine-5'-phosphate decarboxylase produces MSSHAATCHAAGHFSDRLAAALDRVGSPACVGLDPVLEKLPLALRPAPTGPADPVEVLRAYGLAVLDAIAPSVAVVKLQSACFERYHAPGLNVLTALIHRARDLGLIVVLDAKRGDIGISADHYAAASTSAGADAITINGYLGPDTIDPFLAPGHGAFVLVRTSNPGSDAVQSQRLVDGRTVAEMMGDLVAGLGASRTGSRGLSDLGAVVGATKAADGRALRARMPNQVFLVPGYGAQGGTLNDCRALLRPGRRSPGDAGVLITASRSVIYAFDPTDPGWAASVAAAANTFAAELRGLFTT; encoded by the coding sequence ATGTCCAGCCACGCCGCGACCTGTCATGCCGCCGGGCACTTCTCCGACCGCCTCGCCGCGGCCCTCGACCGCGTCGGCTCCCCGGCCTGCGTCGGGCTTGATCCCGTCCTCGAGAAGCTCCCGCTCGCCCTCCGCCCCGCCCCGACCGGTCCCGCCGACCCCGTCGAAGTCCTCCGCGCCTACGGCCTCGCCGTCCTCGATGCGATCGCCCCTTCCGTCGCCGTCGTCAAGCTCCAGTCCGCGTGCTTCGAGCGGTACCACGCCCCCGGTCTCAACGTCCTTACTGCCCTCATCCACCGGGCCCGCGACCTTGGCCTCATCGTCGTCCTCGACGCCAAGCGGGGCGACATCGGCATCTCCGCCGACCACTACGCCGCCGCCTCGACCTCCGCCGGAGCCGACGCCATCACCATCAACGGCTACCTCGGCCCCGACACCATCGACCCCTTTCTCGCGCCCGGCCACGGCGCCTTCGTCCTCGTCCGCACCTCCAACCCCGGCTCGGACGCTGTGCAGTCCCAGCGACTTGTCGACGGCCGCACCGTCGCGGAGATGATGGGCGATCTCGTCGCTGGCCTTGGCGCCTCACGCACCGGTTCTCGCGGCCTCTCCGATCTCGGCGCCGTCGTCGGCGCGACCAAGGCCGCCGACGGACGCGCACTCCGCGCCCGGATGCCCAACCAGGTCTTCCTCGTTCCCGGCTACGGCGCCCAGGGCGGCACCCTCAACGACTGCCGCGCCCTGCTCCGCCCGGGCCGCCGTTCCCCCGGCGACGCCGGCGTGCTCATCACCGCGAGCCGATCGGTCATCTATGCCTTCGACCCCACTGACCCCGGCTGGGCGGCCTCCGTCGCCGCCGCGGCAAACACCTTCGCCGCCGAACTCCGCGGCCTCTTCACTACCTGA
- a CDS encoding DUF971 domain-containing protein: MDAPRRLDLKKDRGLTVEWADGATSYYSIAYLRRMSPSAEQQEIRKEMAKNPLTVLPASTGTSGGALTALTAELVGNYAVRIRFSDGHDTGIYSWAYLREIDPVNAEKRANPPG, from the coding sequence ATGGACGCCCCGCGCCGACTGGACCTGAAGAAAGACCGCGGCCTGACCGTTGAGTGGGCCGATGGTGCGACGTCGTACTACTCGATCGCGTATCTGCGGCGGATGTCCCCCTCGGCGGAGCAGCAGGAGATCCGCAAGGAGATGGCGAAGAACCCGCTGACCGTGTTGCCGGCCTCGACGGGAACGTCCGGCGGAGCCCTGACGGCGCTGACCGCCGAACTGGTGGGGAACTACGCGGTGCGCATCCGCTTCAGCGACGGGCACGACACGGGGATCTACTCGTGGGCGTACCTCCGCGAGATCGACCCGGTGAATGCGGAGAAGCGGGCAAACCCGCCGGGGTAG